GGAGATCCAAGCCGTGGTGCGGGTCCCGGCGTCCGCGAGCCGTGCCGCCGAAGGGGTAGTAGGCCAGGGTAGCCGCATCGGGGGGCGGCACGGGCCACGCCAGCATGAAATGGCCGGGCAGCACGCACACGGGCCCGGCGCAGGGCACGGAAGTCGGCGTGGGTGTGGGCAACTCAGGAGGAGGCATTGGGCTGGGGGGGAGGGGGGAAGGAAGAGGGGAGGCGGTGAAGGTGGGCCGAAGCGCAGGCGAAGGGGGAAGGGGCGTTGGAGTGATCGGGCCACGACAAGAGGCCAGCACCAACACGCCGAAGACGGCCCACCCGAGGAGGACGAGGCGGCGGTTTCGCGTGTGCTCGAAGGTCATAGGCGGCGTCAAAAGGCGTCCCGATGGGGGAAGAAGGGGGGGTGACGTACCGGAGTTCTGAGCGGAGGGGCCCTGTTATGCCCGGAAGTAACCCCGGCGCAAGGGGCGGATTTCTTCCACTGTGATGAAGGCGTTGGGATCCAGGCGGGCCACCAGCTCGCGGATCTCGGGCACCTGACGGCGGGTAACACTCAGGTTGAGCACGGTGACCGTGCCGTCGCGCCCGCGCCCGGCCACTTCGGTGACGGCGAAGCCGGCCTTGCGCAGCCCTTGAGCCAGGGCAGCCCCCTGGCGGGGGCTAATCACCCGCACATGGGCATAGCCCATGGCCAGACGCTCTTCCAGCCACATACCCACCACCGTGCCGGTGGCGAAACCGGCGGCGTAGCCCACCATGTTGAGGATGTTGTCCAGATTGGTGAGCACCTGGCTGATGGCCAGCACAAAGACCAGGGCCTGGAAGAAGCCTAGCACCCAGGCCAGA
The DNA window shown above is from Anaerolineae bacterium and carries:
- a CDS encoding DUF2179 domain-containing protein; amino-acid sequence: MIQLPWLAGIGSTLLIFALRIVDVSAATLRLLFVIRGQKALAWVLGFFQALVFVLAISQVLTNLDNILNMVGYAAGFATGTVVGMWLEERLAMGYAHVRVISPRQGAALAQGLRKAGFAVTEVAGRGRDGTVTVLNLSVTRRQVPEIRELVARLDPNAFITVEEIRPLRRGYFRA